In the Apium graveolens cultivar Ventura unplaced genomic scaffold, ASM990537v1 ctg3434, whole genome shotgun sequence genome, one interval contains:
- the LOC141701163 gene encoding uncharacterized protein LOC141701163 translates to MISGGPIAAGTTRNSQKAYVREVINKVGESSKHSKSKMMLEFGDPDLEGLKFTQDDPLVITPVIGNSHVMRVLVDNGASVDYLFHDTFIRMGYNNSQLTPSDTPIYGFNHVECKVEGAIQLPITIREEPREAMQMLNFQVLPIEDMDVRENDELRGKPAKDLVPIPFDSLDPEKVTYIEASLDKPLKGQMLNVDPTRKVVQQKKRTYAPDRLEAIKQEVEKLLEAGFIKKVQFLEWLANPVMVKKANGKWRVCIDFSDLNDACPKDYYPTED, encoded by the exons ATGATTTCAGGAGGTCCTATAGCAGCTGGTACTACAAGGAACTCCCAAAAAGCTTATGTAAGAGAAGTGATAAACAAAGTTGGAGAGTCGTCTAAGCATTCTAAGTCAAAGATGATGCTTGAATTTGGTGATccagaccttgaaggtttgaaatttaCTCAAGATGATCCTCTGGTTATCACTCCAGTAATTGGAAATAGTCATGTTATGAGGGTCCTAGTGGACAATGGAGCTTCCGTGGATTATCTGTTCCATGACACATTCATAAGGATGGGCTACAATAATTCTCAACTAACTCCATCTGACACACCCATCTACGGGTTTAACCATGTGGAATGCAAAGTCGAAGGAGCAATACAACTTCCTATAACTATCAGGGAAGAGCCTAGGGAGGCCATGCAGATGTTGAACTTTCAG GTCCTccccatagaagacatggatgtccgAGAGAATGACGAACTGCGAGGGAAGCCAGCCAAGGACTTGGTCCCAATTCCCTTCGACTCCTTAGACCCGGAGAAGGTCACATATATTGAGGCATCTCTGGACAAGCCCTTGAAGGGCCAAAT GTTGAACGTTGACCCAACCCGAAAGGTTGTGCAACAGAAAaagagaacttatgcccctgatAGGCTAGAAGCCATTAAACAGGAGGTCGAGAAGCTTTTAGAAGCTGGATTTATTAAGAAAGTGCAATTCCTTGAATGGTTGGCCAACCCTGTAATGGTTAAGAAGGCCAATGGGAAGTGGAGGGTGTGTATTGACTTTAGTGACTTAAATGATGCTTGTCCCAAGGACTATTACCCTACTGaggattga